One Musa acuminata AAA Group cultivar baxijiao unplaced genomic scaffold, Cavendish_Baxijiao_AAA HiC_scaffold_296, whole genome shotgun sequence genomic window carries:
- the LOC135657705 gene encoding photosystem II CP47 reaction center protein, producing the protein MGLPWYRVHTVVLNDPGRLLSVHIMHTALVAGWAGSMALYELAVFDPSDPALDPMWRQGMFVIPFMTRLGITNSWGGWSISGGTVTNPGIWSYEGVAGAHIVFSGLCFLAAIWHWVYWDLEIFCDERTGKPSLDLPKIFGIHLFLSGLACFGFGAFHVTGLYGPGIWVSDPYGLTGKVQPVSPAWGAEGFDPFVPGGIASHHIAAGTLGILAGLFHLSVRPPQRLYKGLRMGNIETVLSSSIAAVFFAAFVVAGTMWYGSATTPIELFGPTRYQWDQGYFQQEIYRRVSAGLAQNLSLSEAWSKIPEKLAFYDYIGNNPAKGGLFRAGSMDNGDGIAVGWLGHPVFRDKEGRELFVRRMPTFFETFPVVLVDGDGIVRADVPFRRAESKYSVEQVGVTVEFYGGELNGVSYSDPATVKKYARRAQLGEIFELDRATLKSDGVFRSSPRGWFTFGHATFALLFFFGHIWHGARTLFRDVFAGIDPDLDAQVEFGAFQKLGDPTTKRQVV; encoded by the coding sequence ATGGGTTTGCCTTGGTATCGTGTTCATACTGTCGTATTGAATGATCCCGGTCGATTGCTTTCTGTCCATATAATGCATACAGCCCTAGTTGCTGGTTGGGCCGGTTCGATGGCTTTATACGAATTAGCGGTTTTTGATCCCTCTGACCCCGCTCTTGATCCAATGTGGAGACAAGGTATGTTCGTTATACCCTTCATGACTCGTTTAGGAATAACCAATTCGTGGGGTGGTTGGAGTATTTCAGGAGGAACTGTAACGAATCCCGGTATTTGGAGTTATGAAGGTGTGGCAGGGGCACATATTGTGTTTTCTGGCTTGTGCTTCTTGGCAGCTATCTGGCATTGGGTGTATTGGGACCTAGAAATATTCTGTGATGAACGTACGGGCAAACCATCTTTGGATTTGCCTAAGATCTTTGGAATTCATTTATTTCTCTCAGGGTTGGCTTGCTTTGGCTTTGGCGCATTTCATGTAACAGGTTTGTATGGTCCTGGAATATGGGTGTCCGATCCTTATGGACTAACTGGAAAAGTACAACCCGTAAGTCCAGCGTGGGGCGCAGAAGGCTTTGATCCTTTTGTTCCCGGAGGAATAGCCTCTCATCATATTGCAGCGGGTACATTGGGCATATTAGCAGGCTTATTCCATCTTAGTGTCCGTCCGCCTCAACGTCTATACAAAGGATTACGTATGGGCAATATTGAAACTGTACTTTCCAGTAGTATCGCTGCTGTTTTTTTTGCAGCTTTCGTTGTTGCTGGAACTATGTGGTATGGTTCAGCAACTACCCCAATCGAATTATTTGGTCCCACTCGTTATCAGTGGGATCAGGGATACTTTCAGCAAGAAATATATCGAAGAGTTAGCGCCGGACTAGCCCAAAATCTGAGTTTATCGGAAGCTTGGTCTAAAATTCCCGAAAAATTAGCTTTTTATGATTACATTGGTAATAATCCAGCAAAAGGGGGATTATTCAGAGCAGGGTCAATGGACAACGGGGATGGAATAGCTGTTGGGTGGTTAGGACACCCCGTCTTTAGAGATAAAGAAGGGCGCGAGCTTTTTGTACGTCGTATGCCTACCTTTTTTGAAACATTTCCGGTAGTTTTGGTAGATGGAGACGGAATTGTTAGAGCCGATGTTCCTTTTAGAAGGGCAGAATCAAAGTATAGTGTTGAACAAGTAGGTGTAACTGTTGAGTTCTATGGTGGCGAACTCAATGGAGTCAGTTATAGTGATCCTGCGACTGTAAAAAAATATGCTAGACGTGCCCAATTAGGTGAAATTTTTGAATTAGATCGGGCTACTTTGAAATCTGATGGCGTTTTTCGTAGCAGTCCAAGGGGTTGGTTCACTTTTGGCCATGCTACGTTTGCTTTGCTCTTCTTTTTCGGACACATTTGGCATGGCGCTAGAACCTTGTTCAGAGATGTTTTTGCTGGCATTGATCCAGATTTGGATGCTCAAGTGGAATTTGGAGCATTCCAAAAACTTGGGGATCCAACTACAAAGAGACAAGTAGTCTGA
- the LOC135657704 gene encoding acetyl-coenzyme A carboxylase carboxyl transferase subunit beta, chloroplastic-like: MGKWWFRSMLSNEKLEHRCGLSKSRCGLSKSMDSLDGIGHTSRSEQPILNDTKNDTKKKIPSWNHSGNYSFTNVDSLFEIKDIWSLISDDTFLVRDSNGDSYSVYFDIENQIFEVDNDSSFLSELEKKLSSYLSRGSKKKNHYYYHYMYDTQSGWNNHINSCIDSYLRFEVSINSSISGSTNNYSDSYFYNFICTENRNSSESGRSSKRTRKNFNDFHEEVESDFHEEVEFHEEVESDFHEEVESDFHEEVEFHEEVESNDFNEEVESDFNEEVESDFNEEVESDFNEEVESDFNEEVESDFNEEVEFHEEVEFHEEVESDFHEEVESNDFNINQKYKHLWVQCENCYGLNYKKFFKSKMNICEQCGYHLKMSSSDRIELSIDPGTWDPLDKDMISIDPIDFRSKEEPYGDRIDSYQRRTGLADAIQTGIGQINGIPVAIGVMDFQFMGGSMGSVVGEKITRLIEYATNRSLPVIIVCASGGARMQEGSLSLMQMAKISSASSNYQSDKKLFYVSILTSPTTGGVTASFGMLGDIIIAEPNAYIAFAGKRVIEQTLKKVIPEGSQVSEYLFHKGLFDPIVPRNLLKGVLGELFQLHGFFPLNPSSKM; this comes from the coding sequence ATGGGAAAATGGTGGTTCCGTTCGATGTTGTCTAACGAGAAGTTAGAACATAGGTGTGGGCTAAGTAAATCTAGGTGTGGGCTAAGTAAATCAATGGATAGTCTTGATGGTATTGGACATACCAGTAGAAGTGAACAACCTATTCTAAACGATACGAAGAACGATACGAAGAAAAAGATTCCTAGTTGGAATCATAGTGGTAATTATAGTTTCACTAATGTTGATTCTTtatttgaaatcaaggatatttGGAGTTTGATCTCTGATGACACTTTTTTAGTTAGGGATAGTAATGGTGACAGTTACTCTgtatattttgatattgaaaATCAGATTTTTGAGGTTGACAATGATAGTTCTTTTCTGAGTGAACTAGAAAAAAAACTTTCTAGTTATTTGAGTAGGGGGTCTAAGAAAAAGAATCACTACTATTATCATTACATGTATGATACTCAATCTGGTTGGAATAATCACATTAATAGTTGCATTGATAGTTATCTTCGTTTTGAAGTCAGTATTAATAGTTCTATTTCGGGTAGTACCAACAATTACAGTGACAGTTACTTTTATAACTTCATTTGTACTGAAAATAGAAATAGTAGTGAGAGCGGTAGGTCTAGTAAAAGAACTAGAAAAAATTTCAATGATTTCCATGAAGAGgtggaatccgatttccatgaagaagtagaattccacgaagaagtagaatccgacttccatgaagaagtagaatccgatttccatgaagaagtagaattccacgaagaagtagaatccaatgatttcaatgaagaagtagaatctgatttcaatgaagaagtggaatccgatttcaatgaagaagtggaatccgatttcaatgaagaagtggaatccgatttcaatgaagaagtggaatccgatttcaatgaagaagtagaattccatgaagaagtagaattccatgaagaagtagaatccgacttccatgaagaagtagaatccaatgatttcaatataaatcaaaaataCAAACATTTATGGGTTCAATGCGAAAATTGTTatggattaaattataaaaaattttttaagtcaaaaatgaatatttgtgaacagtgtggatatcatttgaaaatgagtAGTTCAGATAGAATTGAACTTTCGATTGATCCCGGAACTTGGGATCCTCTGGATAAAGATATGATATCTATAGACCCCATTGATTTTCGTTCAAAAGAGGAACCTTATGGAGATCGTATCGATTCTTATCAAAGAAGGACAGGTTTAGCTGATGCTATTCAAACAGGCATAGGTCAAATAAATGGTATTCCCGTAGCAATTGGCGTTATGGATTTTCAGTTTATGGGAGGTAGTATGGGATCCGTAGTAGGCGAGAAAATTACTCGTTTGATCGAGTATGCTACTAATCGATCTCTACCTGTCATTATTGTGTGTGCTTCTGGAGGAGCACGCATGCAAGAAGGAAGTTTGAGCTTGATGCAAATGGCTAAAATATCTTCTGCTTCATCTAATTATCAATCAGATAAAAAGTTATTCTATGTATCAATTCTTACATCTCCTACAACTGGTGGAGTAACAGCCAGTTTTGGTATGTTGGGGGATATCATTATTGCTGAACCTAACGCCTACATTGCATTTGCGGGTAAAAGAGTAATtgaacaaacattaaaaaaggtaatacCTGAAGGTTCACAAGTGTCTGAGTATTTATTCCATAAAGGTTTATTCGACCCAATAGTACCACGTAATCTTTTAAAAGGTGTTCTGGGTGAGTTATTTCAGCTCCACGGTTTCTTTCCCTTGAATCCAAGTTCAAAAATGTAA
- the LOC135657709 gene encoding cytochrome b6-f complex subunit 4-like: MMKNYHVRFLRGWIHKNSPIPITKKPDLNDPVLRAKLAKGMGHNYYGEPAWPNDLLYIFPVVILGTIACNVGLAVLEPSMIGEPADPFATPLEILPEWYFFPVFQILRTVPNKLLGVLLMVSVPTGLLTVPFLENVNKFQNPFRRPVATTVFLIGTAVALWLGIGATLPIDKSLTLGLF; the protein is encoded by the coding sequence atgatgaaaaattatcatgtcCGGTTCCTTCGGGgatggatccataagaattcacctatcccaataacaaagaAACCTGACTTGAACGATCCTGTATTAAGAGCTAAATTGGCTAAAGGGATggggcataattattatggagaacccgcatggcccaatgatcttttatatatttttccagtAGTAATTCTAGGTACTATTGCATGTAATGTAGGCTTGGCAGTTCTAGAACCGTCAATGATTGGTGAACCGGCGGATCCATTTGCAactcctttggaaatattacccgaATGGTACTTCTTTCCCGTATTTCAAATACTCCGCACAGTacccaataagttattaggtgtTCTTTTAATGGTTTCAGTACCAACGGGATTATTGACAGTACCTTTTTTGGAGAATGTTAATAAATTCCAAAATCCATTTCGTCGTCCAGTAGCTACAACAGTCTTTTTGATCGGTACCGCAGTAGCTCTTTGGTTAGGTATTGGAGCAACATTACCTATTGATAAATCGCTAACTTTAGGTcttttttaa
- the LOC135657706 gene encoding ATP synthase subunit beta, chloroplastic, with translation MRINPTPSSPAVSTLEEQNLGRIAQIIGPVLDVVFPPGKMPNIYNALVVKGRDTIGQQINVTCEVQQLLGNNRVRAVAMSATDGLMRGMEVIDTGAPLSVPVGGATLGRIFNVLGEPVDNLGPVDTSTTSPIHRPAPAFIQLETKLSIFETGIKVVDLLAPYRRGGKIGLFGGAGVGKTVLIMELINNIAKAHGGVSVFGGVGERTREGNDLYMEMKESGVINEKNIAESKVALVYGQMNEPPGARMRVGLTALTMAEYFRDVNEQDVLLFIDNIFRFVQAGSEVSALLGRMPSAVGYQPTLSTEMGSLQERITSTKEGSITSIQAVYVPADDLTDPAPATTFAHLDATTVLSRGLAAKGIYPAVDPLDSTSTMLQPRIVGEEHYETAQRVKQTSQRYKELQDIIAILGLDELSEEDRLTVARARKIERFLSQPFFVAEVFTGSPGKYVGLAETIRGFQLILSGELDSLPEQAFYLVGNIDEATAKAMNLEEESKLKK, from the coding sequence atgagaatcaaTCCTACCCCTTCTAGTCCTGCGGTTTCcacacttgaagaacaaaacctAGGGCGTATCGCTCAAATTATTGGCCCAGTACTGGATGTTGTTTTTCCTCCGGGCAAGATGCCTAATATTTATAACGCTTTGGTAGTTAAGGGTCGAGATACTATTGGTCAGCAAATTAATGTGACTTGTGAGGTACAACAATTATTAGGAAATAATCGAGTTAGAGCTGTAGCTATGAGTGCTACAGATGGACTGATGAGAGGAATGGAAGTGATTGACACGGGAGCTCCTCTAAGCGTTCCAGTCGGTGGAGCTACCCTCGGACGAATTTTCAACGTTCTTGGGGAGCCTGTTGATAATTTAGGTCCTGTAGATACTAGCACAACATCTCCTATTCATAGACCTGCACCTGCCTTTATACAGTTAGAGACGAAATTATCAATCTTTGAAACAGGAATTAAAGTAGTGGATCTTTTAGCTCCTTATCGCCGTGGAGGAAAAATCGGACTATTTGGAGGAGCTGGAGTAGGTAAAACAGTACTCATCATGGAATTGATCAACAACATTGCCAAAGCTCATGGAGGCGTATCTGTATTTGGCGGAGTAGGCGAACGTACTCGTGAAGGAAATGATCTTTACATGGAAATGAAAGAATCCGgagtaattaatgaaaaaaatattgcagAATCAAAAGTAGCTCTAGTCTACGGTCAAATGAATGAACCGCCGGGAGCTCGTATGAGAGTTGGTTTGACTGCCCTAACTATGGCGGAATATTTCCGGGATGTTAATGAACAAGACGTACTTCTATTCATCGACAATATCTTTCGTTTCGTCCAAGCAGGATCAGAAGTATCCGCCTTATTGGGGAGAATGCCTTCTGCAGTGGGTTATCAACCTACCCTTAGTACAGAAATGGGTTCTTTGCAAGAAAGAATTACTTCTACCAAAGAGGGATCTATAACTTCGATCCAAGCCGTTTATGTACCTGCGGACGATTTGACCGACCCTGCTCCTGCCACGacatttgcacatttagatgctaCTACCGTATTATCGAGAGGATTAGCTGCCAAAGGTATTTATCCAGCAGTGGATCCTTTAGATTCAACGTCAACTATGTTACAACCTCGGATCGTTGGCGAGGAACATTATGAAACTGCGCAAAGAGTTAAGCAAACTTCACAACGTTACAAAGAACTTCAGGACATTATAGCTATTCTTGGGTTGGACGAATTATCCGAAGAAGATCGTTTAACTGTAGCAAGAGCACGAAAAATCGAGCGTTTCTTATCACAACCCTTCTTCGTGGCAGAAGTATTTACTGGTTCTCCAGGAAAATATGTTGGTCTTGCAGAAACAATTAGGGGGTTTCAACTGATCCTTTCCGGAGAATTAGACAGTCTTCCCGAGCAGGCCTTTTATTTAGTAGGTAACATCGATGAAGCTACCGCGAAAGCTATGAACTTAGAAGAGGAGAGCAAATTGAAGAAATGA
- the LOC135657707 gene encoding ribulose bisphosphate carboxylase large chain, giving the protein MSCREGLMSPQTETKASVGFKAGVKDYKLNYYTPDYEVKDTDILAAFRVTPQPGVPPEEAGAAVAAESSTGTWTTVWTDGLTSLDRYKGRCYHIEAVVGEENQYIAYVAYPLDLFEEGSVTNMFTSIVGNVFGFKALRALRLEDLRIPTSYSKTFQGPPHGIQVERDKLNKYGRPLLGCTIKPKLGLSAKNYGRAVYECLRGGLDFTKDDENVNSQPFMRWRDRFLFCTEALFKAQAETGEIKGHYLNATAGTCEEMMKRAICARELGVPIVMHDYLTGGFTANTSLAHYCRDNGLLLHIHRAMHAVIDRQKNHGMHFRVLAKALRMSGGDHIHAGTVVGKLEGEREMTLGFVDLLRDDYIEKDRSRGIFFTQDWVSMPGVLPVASGGIHVWHMPALTEIFGDDSVLQFGGGTLGHPWGNAPGAVANRVALEACVQARNEGRDLAREGNEIIREASKWSPELAAACEVWKEIKFEFEPVDKLDKEKK; this is encoded by the coding sequence ATGAGTTGTAGGGAGGGACTTATGTCACCACAAACAGAGACTAAAGCAAGTGTTGGATTTAAAGCTGGTGTTAAAGATTACAAATTGAATTATTATACTCCTGACTACGAAGTCAAAGATACTGATATCTTGGCAGCATTCCGAGTAACTCCTCAACCTGGAGTTCCGCCCGAAGAAGCAGGGGCTGCGGTAGCTGCCGAATCTTCTACTGGTACATGGACAACTGTGTGGACTGATGGACTTACCAGTCTTGATCGTTACAAAGGGCGATGCTACCACATCGAGGCCGTTGTTGGGGAGGAAAATCAATATATTGCTTATGTAGCTTATCCTTTAGACCTTTTTGAAGAAGGTTCTGTTACTAACATGTTTACTTCCATTGTGGGTAATGTATTTGGTTTCAAAGCCTTACGAGCTCTACGTCTGGAGGATCTGCGAATTCCCACTTCTTATTCCAAAACTTTCCAAGGCCCGCCTCACGGCATTCAGGTTGAAAGAGATAAGTTGAACAAGTATGGTCGTCCCCTATTGGGATGCACTATTAAACCAAAATTGGGATTATCTGCAAAAAACTACGGTAGAGCGGTTTATGAATGTCTACGTGGTGGACTTGATTTTACCAAAGATGATGAAAACGTAAACTCACAACCATTTATGCGTTGGAGAGATCGTTTCTTATTTTGCACCGAAGCACTTTTTAAAGCGCAGGCCGAAACAGGTGAAATCAAAGGACATTACTTGAATGCTACTGCGGGTACatgtgaagaaatgatgaaaagggCCATATGTGCCAGAGAATTAGGAGTTCCTATCGTAATGCATGACTACTTAACTGGTGGATTCACTGCAAATACTAGCTTGGCTCATTATTGCCGTGACAACGGCCTACTTCTTCACATCCATCGCGCAATGCATGCAGTTATTGATAGACAGAAAAATCATGGTATGCATTTCCGTGTACTAGCTAAAGCATTACGTATGTCTGGTGGAGATCATATTCACGCCGGTACAGTAGTAGGTAAACTGGAAGGGGAACGTGAGATGACTTTAGGTTTCGTTGATTTATTACGTGATGATTATATCGAAAAAGACCGAAGTCGCGGTATTTTCTTCACTCAAGATTGGGTCTCTATGCCAGGTGTTCTGCCCGTGGCTTCAGGGGGTATTCATGTTTGGCATATGCCTGCTCTGACCGAAATCTTTGGGGATGATTCCGTACTACAGTTTGGCGGAGGAACTTTAGGACACCCTTGGGGAAATGCACCTGGTGCAGTAGCTAATAGGGTGGCTTTAGAGGCGTGTGTACAAGCTCGTAATGAGGGACGTGATCTTGCTCGTGAAGGTAATGAAATTATCCGTGAAGCTAGCAAATGGAGCCCTGAACTAGCCGCTGCTTGTGAAGTATGGAAAGAGATCAAATTCGAATTCGAACCAGTAGATAAGCTagataaagagaaaaagtaa
- the LOC135657708 gene encoding cytochrome f, protein MQNKNTFSWVKEEMTRSISVSIMIYVITRASISNAYPIFAQQGYENPREATGRIVCANCHLANKPVDIEVPQAVLPDTVFEAVVRIPYDKQLKQVLANGKKGTLNVGAVLILPDGFELAPLDRISPELKEKIGNLSFQSYRPNKRNIIVIGPVPGQKYSEIVFPILSPDPATKKDVHFLKYPIYVGGNRGRGQIYPDGSKSNNTVYNATSAGIVSRIVRKEKGGYEITIVDASDGHQVVDIIPPGPELLVSEGESIKLDQPLTSNPNVGGFGQGDAEIVLQDPLRVQGLLFFLASVILAQVFLVLKKKQFEKVQLYEMNF, encoded by the coding sequence atgcaaaataaaaatactttttcttgggtAAAGGAAGAGATGACTCGATCCATTTCTGTATCGATCATGATATATGTAATAACTCGGGCATCTATTTCAAATGCATATCCCATTTTTGCGCAGCAGGGTTATGAAAACCCGCGAGAAGCAACGGGACGAATTGTATGTGCCAATTGCCATTTAGCTAATAAACCCGTGGATATTGAAGTTCCGCAAGCTGTGCTTCCTGATACTGTATTTGAAGCAGTTGTTCGAATCCCTTATGATAAGCAACTGAAACAAGTTCTTGCTAATGGTAAAAAGGGGACTTTGAATGTGGGGGCTGTTCTCATTTTACCCGACGGATTCGAATTAGCCCCCCTTGATCGTATTTCTCCTGAGTTGAAAGAAAAGATAGGAAATCTGTCTTTTCAGAGTTATCGTCCcaacaaaagaaatattattgtgATAGGTCCTGTTCCCGGTCAGAAATATAGTGAAATCGTCTTTCCCATTCTTTCCCCCGACCCTGCTACGAAGAAAGACGTTCACTTCTTAAAATATCCCATATACGTAGGTGGGAACAGAGGAAGGGGTCAGATTTATCCTGATGGTAGCAAAAGTAACAATACAGTCTATAATGCTACATCAGCAGGTATAGTAAGCAGAATAGTACGTAAAGAAAAAGGGGGATATGAAATAACCATAGTTGATGCATCGGATGGACATCAAGTGGTTGATATTATACCTCCAGGACCAGAACTTCTTGTTTCAGAGGGTGAATCCATCAAGCTTGATCAACCATTAACAAGCAATCCCAATGTGGGAGGCTTTGGTCAGGGAGATGCAGAAATAGTGCTTCAAGACCCATTACGGGTCCAaggtcttttgttcttcttggcatctgttattttggcacaagtttttttggttcttaaaaagaaacagtttgaaaaggttcaattgtacgaaatgaatttctag
- the LOC135657710 gene encoding cytochrome b6-like, with protein AVRDEIFIYGSQRGSPLALVTYLNKVYDWFEERLEIQAIADDITSKYVPPHVNIFYCLGGITLTCFLVQVATGFAMTFYYRPTVTEAFSSVQYIMTEANFGWLIRSVHRWSASMMVLMMILHVFRVYLTGGFKKPRELTWVTGVVLAVLTASFGVTGYSLPRDQIGYWAVKIVTGVPEAIPVIGSPLVELLRGSASVGQSTLTRFYSLHTFVLPLLTAVFMLMHFPMIRKQGISGPL; from the coding sequence GCCGTACGAGATGAAATTTTCATATACGGTTCTCAGAGGGGGAGTCCCTTGGCCTTGGTTACCTATCTCAATAAAGTATATGATTGGTTTGAGGAACGTCTTGAGATTCAGGCGATTGCAGATGATATAACTAGTAAATATGTTCCTCCTCATGTCAACATATTTTATTGTTTAGGGGGGATCACACTTACTTGTTTTTTAGTACAAGTAGCTACAGGTTTTGCTATGACTTTTTACTACCGTCCAACCGTTACAGAGGCTTTTTCCTCTGTTCAATACATAATGACCGAGGCCAACTTTGGTTGGTTAATCCGATCAGTTCATCGATGGTCAGCAAGTATGATGGTTCTAATGATGATCTTGCACGTATTTCGTGTGTACCTTACAGGTGGATTTAAAAAACCCCGCGAATTAACTTGGGTTACAGGTGTAGTTTTGGCTGTATTGACGGCATCTTTTGGTGTAACTGGTTATTCCTTACCTCGGGACCAAATTGGTTATTGGGCAGTAAAAATTGTGACAGGCGTACCTGAAGCTATTCCCGTAATAGGATCGCCTTTGGTAGAGTTATTACGCGGAAGTGCTAGTGTGGGCCAATCCACTTTGACTCGTTTTTATAGTTTACACACTTTTGTATTGCCTCTTCTTACTGCCGTATTTATGTTAATGCATTTTCCAATGATACGTAAGCAAGGTATTTCGGGTCCTTTATAG